A window of the Sabethes cyaneus chromosome 1, idSabCyanKW18_F2, whole genome shotgun sequence genome harbors these coding sequences:
- the LOC128732542 gene encoding uncharacterized protein LOC128732542, giving the protein MFAERSLLSCLYNTLIFIQLLPMARSFGVIYDEYVVDQGKNLTLQCRSSYPVRWVHAGRRDDFQQFQSDGSLHLTNITTKDGGLYTCSELVPSFTTVQLDVDGVMTIENATADGGVLLFSPRNDSLNGTSTSSSVEEGDQLMPPSPSPPPTAVEADQYVEVRRFNIKVRRPPYAVSNFFVRASTIIAVLVWEVLPNRTGGYAIRDFTAEMRKLRMTDDDPEEAWETIDPRHISPNARQLEIYHLIPNTTYEFRIWANNALGAGDIMTITATTTPDMEEKDLIRRIMIDAQNFDTRVWIAAVGVVMGTLVILSLGTCIVLYKECREPIEKDEELDSVELVPNIILNPGFCDSDDQGQNPLSPPMPRTLAFQSSSPLVGNHVNSHNRRGSSYHHRYHYDNDDDDSDEEPMTFSRRMSIFFTGNTIKRI; this is encoded by the exons TGCTACCCATGGCGCGTTCCTTCGGTGTGATTTACGACGAGTACGTTGTGGATCAGGGCAAAAATCTGACACTACAGTGCAGGTCATCGTATCCGGTCAGGTGGGTGCACGCCGGACGCCGGGACGACTTCCAGCAGTTTCAG AGCGACGGCTCACTGCATCTAACCAACATCACCACCAAAGATGGTGGTCTCTACACCTGTTCGGAGTTGGTTCCGTCGTTTACGACGGTGCAGCTGGACGTCGACGGCGTGATGACCATCGAAAATGCCACCGCGGATGGTGGCGTCCTGCTGTTCAGCCCTCGTAACGACAGTCTCAACGGCacaagcaccagcagcagcgttGAGGAAGGCGACCAACTGATGCCGCCGTCTCCGTCGCCACCGCCAACGGCGGTGGAAGCCGATCAGTACGTGGAAGTACGACGGTTCAACATTAAGGTGCGGAGGCCACCGTACGCGGTATCGAATTTTTTCGTGCGTGCCTCCACCATCATCGCGGTGCTGGTGTGGGAAGTGCTACCGAACCGGACGGGCGGTTACGCGATACGGGATTTCACCGCGGAAATGCGTAAACTACGGATGACCGACGACGATCCGGAGGAAGCGTGGGAAACCATCGACCCACGGCACATCAGCCCGAATGCG CGACAGTTGGAGATTTACCATCTTATCCCGAACACTACGTACGAGTTCAGGATTTGGGCTAACAATGCACTCGGTGCCGGTGATATTATGACCATAACGGCCACAACAACGCCCGACATGGAGGAGAAAG ATCTGATCCGGCGGATAATGATCGACGCGCAGAACTTTGACACCCGCGTCTGGATAGCGGCGGTCGGCGTCGTCATGGGGACGCTCGTCATCCTGTCGCTCGGCACGTGCATCGTGCTGTACAAGGAGTGCCGCGAACCGATCG aaaaagacgaagaacTGGACAGCGTCGAGCTGGTGCCGAACATAATACTGAATCCGGGCTTCTGCGATTCGGACGATCAGGGCCAGAACCCGCTGTCGCCTCCGATGCCGCGTACGCTAGCATTCCAGAGCAGTAGCCCGCTGGTGGGCAACCACGTGAATTCGCACAACCGTCGGGGTAGCAGTTACCACCA CCGGTATCACTACgataacgacgacgacgattccGACGAGGAACCGATGACCTTCAGCCGTCGGATGTCGATTTTCTTCACCGGAAATACGATCAAACGAATTTGA